From a region of the Lactuca sativa cultivar Salinas chromosome 4, Lsat_Salinas_v11, whole genome shotgun sequence genome:
- the LOC111918158 gene encoding receptor-like protein kinase FERONIA, whose amino-acid sequence MFAFLLPLFSFLLFSTTTTTSAQPYKPTDYFLLNCGGATTTSNRKWDTDERSKFMPSTTSFTSTPNKRDPSIPEIPYSSARIFNTSSFTYTFRVTSGPKFLRLYFYPATYSGHQANQSFFSVSSNGYSLLSNFSAFLTASYLGTQLVGSPPVPNIIKEFIIYVKPTQSLNVTFTPSPNSYAFINGIEIVSLPENLYYKSKDLNYVGQTSGPMITEDTSLENIYRLNVGGSQISSKDDTGMYRSWDQDDRYLLSAIGLTPVNMTPIVYTADTPNYTAPELVYATQRSMGNQSELYNLTWLLPVDSGFYYNFRLHFCNIIPQYTRQGAVLFRIFINNHTAEERADLFYWTQGTGYPVFKDYVIFVNDFDGSRRKQDLWLAIGPNRDKSEQYHDAFLNGLEVFKLSLFNGSLAGPNPELQPTPPSPPPPSPTGKKKTPPYAAIIGGIGGALVLMLSVLGFIVFRRVKHSGDKSDEQKSKDFGLPSGRCRRFTIQEVKDATREFDETRVIGRGGFGMVYIGYIDNDTTAVAIKRLNALSKQGFHEFQTEIGLLSKLRHVQLVSLIGYCDDEGEMVLVYDYMSNGTLQDHLYKGKNPHLPWKRRLEICIGAAKGLHYLHTGANRAIIHRDVKSTNILLDENFVAKVADFGLSKLGPKEKGVDYVNTTVKGTLGYLDPEYYKYQQLTEKSDVYSFGAVLLEVLCSRPVIINRGVPDEEMNLAEWGRKNYGKGTLHEIVDKRISDEIAPNCLMKFGEVANSCLRMKGSKRPKMDEVVWRLEFALQLQEAVEKMDGEVSGDMKGGSGMSGNQEFMFPVKEEDVSVVEEYEYNYELEGTSTGVGIQHGLTSTDGSSHEVFVSETVLPR is encoded by the coding sequence ATGTTCGCCTTCCTTTTACCACTCTTTTCTTTCCTCCTCTtctccaccactaccaccacctccgCCCAACCATACAAACCCACCGACTACTTCCTCCTCAACTGCGGTGGTGCAACCACCACCTCCAACCGGAAATGGGACACCGATGAACGTTCCAAATTCATGCCCTCGACcacctccttcacctccaccccGAACAAACGCGACCCTTCCATCCCGGAAATCCCGTATTCCAGTGCCCGTATCTTCAACACTTCATCGTTCACCTACACTTTTCGAGTGACCAGTGGCCCTAAATTCCTCCGCCTCTATTTCTACCCTGCCACCTACTCTGGCCACCAAGCAAACCAATCTTTCTTTTCAGTATCATCCAACGGCTACTCTCTCTTATCCAACTTCAGCGCTTTCCTAACCGCATCCTATCTAGGTACTCAGCTCGTTGGAAGTCCCCCGGTTCCCAACATTATCAAAGAATTCATTATATATGTAAAACCTACTCAATCGTTAAATGTCACTTTTACACCCTCCCCCAACTCGTATGCCTTCATTAACGGTATCGAAATCGTTTCGCTACCCGAAAACTTATATTATAAATCAAAAGACTTGAACTACGTCGGTCAAACATCCGGACCAATGATCACAGAGGATACCAGTCTCGAGAATATTTACCGGTTAAACGTTGGTGGGAGTCAGATTTCCTCCAAAGATGATACCGGAATGTATCGATCATGGGACCAAGATGATCGATACCTGTTATCAGCTATTGGGTTAACGCCAGTTAACATGACTCCGATCGTCTACACTGCTGACACACCGAATTACACTGCACCTGAACTAGTTTACGCCACGCAAAGAAGCATGGGTAACCAGTCTGAACTTTACAATCTCACGTGGCTACTTCCAGTGGATTCCGGATTTTATTACAATTTTCGGCTCCATTTTTGTAATATTATACCGCAATACACGAGACAAGGTGCGGTGTTATTTAGGatttttattaataatcatacagCTGAAGAGCGTGCTGATCTGTTTTACTGGACTCAAGGTACCGGGTATCCTGTCTTTAAGGATTATGTCATATTTGTGAATGATTTTGATGGTAGTCGAAGAAAACAAGATTTATGGCTCGCGATTGGTCCTAACCGTGATAAATCTGAACAATACCATGATGcttttttgaacggtttggaaGTTTTTAAGCTTAGCTTGTTCAATGGTAGTCTCGCTGGCCCCAACCCGGAGCTCCAACCTACACCACcgtctccaccaccaccatcccCTACCGGAAAAAAGAAAACTCCGCCATATGCAGCCATAATTGGCGGTATTGGTGGAGCTTTAGTACTCATGTTGTCAGTTTTAGGTTTTATCGTTTTCCGGCGAGTGAAACACTCCGGCGACAAGTCCGATGAGCAAAAATCAAAAGATTTCGGCCTTCCGTCTGGTAGGTGTCGCAGGTTTACGATTCAGGAAGTGAAAGATGCCACCAGAGAATTTGATGAAACTCGTGTAATCGGGAGAGGAGGGTTTGGTATGGTGTACATAGGGTACATCGACAATGATACAACAGCTGTCGCTATCAAACGATTAAACGCGTTATCCAAACAAGGTTTTCACGAATTCCAAACAGAAATTGGATTGCTTTCAAAATTACGCCATGTCCAACTTGTGTCCTTAATCGGATACTGCGATGACGAGGGTGAAATGGTACTTGTGTATGATTACATGTCAAACGGGACATTACAAGATCATTTATACAAAGGAAAAAACCCTCATTTACCATGGAAACGACGTTTAGAGATTTGCATTGGTGCAGCGAAAGGGTTGCATTATCTACACACAGGTGCAAATCGCGCCATTATTCATCGCGATGTGAAATCAACTAATATTTTGCTTGATGAAAATTTTGTGGCGAAAGTGGCGGATTTTGGTTTGTCAAAGTTAGGGCCAAAAGAGAAAGGGGTGGATTATGTTAACACAACAGTGAAAGGGACACTTGGGTATCTGGATCCTGAATATTACAAATATCAACAACTTACAGAGAAATCTGACGTGTATTCGTTTGGGGCTGTATTGTTAGAGGTGTTGTGTTCGAGGCCAGTGATCATAAACCGAGGGGTTCCCGATGAAGAGATGAATTTGGCTGAATGGGGGAGGAAAAATTATGGAAAGGGGACGTTGCATGAGATAGTTGATAAGAGAATAAGTGATGAGATTGCTCCTAATTGTTTGATGAAGTTTGGTGAGGTCGCAAATAGTTGTTTGAGAATGAAAGGGAGCAAACGTCCGAAGATGGATGAAGTTGTTTGGAGGTTGGAGTTTGCGTTGCAGTTACAAGAGGCGGTTGAGAAGATGGATGGCGAGGTGTCAGGTGACATGAAAGGTGGTAGTGGCATGTCGGGAAATCAAGAATTTATGTTTCCGGTGAAAGAAGAGGATGTGAGTGTAGTTGAGGAGTATGAGTATAATTATGAGTTAGAAGGGACGTCGACTGGAGTGGGAATACAACATGGATTGACATCGACTGATGGCAGCAGCCATGAAGTGTTTGTGTCAGAAACGGTTTTACCCAGATGA